In Salmo salar chromosome ssa15, Ssal_v3.1, whole genome shotgun sequence, one genomic interval encodes:
- the LOC100194732 gene encoding checkpoint suppressor 1-like: MGPTMPPSKKAQSPSSGLGATRGLSPLYREAEAADLSLSLSASFSKAEDEELTSLSWLHESTDLLNSFSHSGLRSVSPLQDPDGHPLPPHSPSSSSPSPDPCDSSTYDLAMGANRKPPYSFSCLIFMAIEDAPSKRLPVKDIYGWILEHFPYFASAPTGWKNSVRHNLSLNKCFKKVDKDRSQV; this comes from the exons ATGGGACCCACCATGCCGCCCAGTAAGAAGGCCCAGAGCCCCAGCAGCGGTTTGGGAGCGACCCGGGGTCTGAGTCCCCTCTACAGGGAGGCGGAGGCAGCTgacctgtccctgtctctgtcggcCTCCTTCTCCAAGGCCGAGGACGAGGAGCTCACCAGCCTCTCCTGGCTCCACGAGAGCACAGACCTTCTCAACAGCTTCTCTCACTCGGGGCTCCGCTCCGTCTCCCCCCTGCAGGACCCCGACGGTCACCCTCTACCCCcccactccccctcctcctcctccccttcccccgACCCATGTGATTCTTCCACATACGACCTGGCCATGGGAGCCAATCGGAAGCCTCCGTACTCGTTCAGCTGTCTGATCTTCATGGCAATAGAGGACGCGCCATCCAAGAGGCTGCCGGTGAAAGATATCTATGGTTGGATCCTGGAGCATTTCCCGTATTTCGCTAGTGCCCCTACTGGTTGGAAGAACTCGGTGCGCCACAATCTGTCGCTTAATAAGTGTTTCAAGAAGGTGGACAAGGACAGGAGCCAG gtatgA